The stretch of DNA GGGCTGGCCGCCGAGGGTATCTTGCCCGGCGGGCTCGAGGTCAGGCGCCGTGCGGCGACCCTGCACCGTCGACTGAAGGCCACGGACGGAAATCAAGGCCTGATCGCCTCTACCTTCTCGGCGATGGACTGGGTCAATGTCTTCGCCCTGGCCGTCAACGAGGAGAATGCCGCCGGCGGGCGGATGGTCACCGCGCCCACCAACGGGGCGGCGGGCATCATCCCGGCGGTGCTGCACTACTACATGAAGTTCCAGTCCGATGCCTGCGAGCACAACGTCGTGGACTTCCTGCTGACCGCCGGCGCCGTGGGCATCCTGTGCAAGAAGAACGCCTCTATCTCCGGCGCCGAGGTGGGCTGTCAGGGCGAGGTGGGCTCGGCCTGCGCCATGGCGGCCGCGGGGCTCACCGAGGTCATGGGCGGCACCGTGGGGCAGGTGGAGAATGCCGCCGAGATCGGCCTCGAGCACAACCTGGGGCTCACCTGCGACCCGGTGGGCGGCCTGGTGCAGGTGCCCTGCATCGAGCGCAACGCCATCGCCTCGGTCAAGGCGATCAACGCCGCCCAGATGGCGCTGGGGGGCGATGGCGAACACTTCATCTCGCTGGACAAGGCGATCCGTACCATGCGCGACACCGGCGCCGACATGCAGGACAAGTACAAGGAGACGTCCCGCGGCGGTCTGGCCGTCAATGCCATCGAATGCTGACGACGTCCCGAGCCGGCGGTCGGTCGGGCCGCCGGGCAGCGCAGGCGCGATGTCCCGGCGGGGCATCGCGCTTTTTTTTGTCGCACGTGTTCGTCCGATATCGTTTGCAAGCTATTGATAGCGCGGGCGTCTACACCATTGGTCGAGTTCCGTCCTTCTCCTGTTGCCCTGGCGTCGCCTCTCATCTAGTTTACGTTAACGTAAAGTGCAGAGTGTTCTCCGGGGCTGCCTGATAATTGCAACACGGGCCCTCGCTGCCGGCACCGCGCCAGAACAACGACAACGGCCGACAACAACGACAACAGCATCAACGGCGGATCGCGCCAGCGATCCAGAGAGGACGAAACATGACCCAGGAGTTCATACTGGAAACTCGCGGGTTGACCAAGGAGTTCCGTGGCTTCACCGCCGTGGACGACGTCAACCTGCAGGTCCGGGAAGGGCATATCCATGCCTTGATCGGCCCCAATGGGGCCGGCAAGACCACCGTCTTCAACCTGCTGACCAAGTTCCTTCCGCCCACCCGCGGCGAGATCCTGTATCGCGGCAAGCCGATCACCGGCATGAAGGCCAACGAGATCGCGCGGCTGGGGCTGGTGCGCTCCTTCCAGATCTCGGCGGTATTCGCCCATATGACCGCCATGGAGAACGTGCGGGTGGCGCTGCAGCGTCGCCTCGGTACCTCCTTCCACTTCTGGAAGTCCGAGCGCAGCCTCGAGCACCTCAACGACCGAGCCCTCGAACTGCTCGACGAGGTCGGCCTGCGGGACTATGCCGACGTGCTCACCGTGGAGATGCCCTACGGGCGCAAGCGGGCGCTGGAGGTGGCGACCACCCTGGCGCTGGATCCCACCCTGATGCTGCTCGACGAGCCGACCCAGGGCATGGGCGCCGAGGACGTGGACCGCATCGTCGAGCTGATCCGGCGGGTCTCGAAGGGCCGCACCGTGCTGATGGTGGAGCACAACCTCAGCGTGGTCAGCCGCCTGTGCGACCGCATCACTGTGCTGGCCCGCGGCAGCGTGCTGGCCGAGGGCGACTACGAGGCCGTCTCCCGTGACCCGCAGGTCCGGGAGGCCTACATGGGCAGCGATGCCGCGGCGGAAGAGGAGGCCAGCGCATGAGCCAGGCAGCAGAGACGCTCGCCGAATTCCAGGACCGCGACGGCGCCGAGATGCTGCGGGTCAGCGACCTGCACGCCTTCTACGGCGAGTCGCACATCCTGCACGGCGTCGACTTCGACGTGAAGCGCGGCGAACTGGTGACCCTGCTGGGCCGCAACGGCGCCGGACGCAGCACCACCCTCAAGTCGATCATGAACATGGTCGGCCAGCGCACCGGGTCCATCGTCATCAACGGCACCGAGACCCTGGCCATGAAGCCGCACCGCATCCCGCGGCTCGGCGTAGGCTACTGCCCCGAGGAACGCGGCATCTTCGCCAGCCTCGACGTCGAGGAGAACCTGCTGCTGCCCCCCACGGTGCGCAGCGGCGGCATGGGGATCGACGAAATCTATGCGATGTTCCCCAATCTCTACGAGCGTCGCCGCAGTCAGGGCACCCGCCTCTCGGGCGGCGAGCAGCAGATGCTGGCCATGGCCCGCATCCTGCGGACCGGGGCCCGGATGCTGCTGCTCGACGAGATCACCGAGGGGCTGGCGCCGGTCATCGTCCAGACGCTGGGCGAGGTGTTGGTCAAGCTCAAGGAACGGGGCATGACCATCGTGCTGGTGGAGCAGAACTTCCGCTTCGCCGCCCCCCTGGCCGACCGTCACTTCGTGATGGAGCACGGCCGTATCATCGAAGAGATCAGTGCCGCCGAGCTTCCCTCGCGGCGCGAGCACCTAAACTCCCTGCTGGGGGTGTGACGGCCGCGCCGTCCCGCCCTCGGTCCATGCACCGCAACGCACCTGCATCGACAACAACAAACAGCCCCCCGGGGCCACGGAGATGAACATGACCTTCAACAGGAAGACCCTCGCCAGCAGCATCGCCCTTGCCGCCGCCACCCTGGTCGCCAGCAGCGCCCAGGCACAGATGAGCGACGACGAACTGCGCATCGGCTACCTCGCCGACATGTCCGGCACCTATCGCGACCTGGCCGGTCCGGGCGGCCTCGAGGCGCTGAAGATGGCCGTCGAGGACTTCGGCGGCGAGGTCAACGGCGTGCCGATCGAGGTCTTCAGCGCCGATGACCGCAACAGCGCCGACGTCGGTGCCAACACCGTGCGCGGCTGGATCGACCAGGAGAGCGTCGACCTCGTCGCCGGCATGGTGGCCTCCTCGGTCTCCATCGCCGTGAGCAAGCTGCTGGAAGAGGCGGGTGGCCTGGCGATCATCTCCGGTTCCGCGGCCTCGAGCATCACCAACGAGCACTGCACCCCCAACCACATCCACTGGGTCTACGATACCTATCCGCTGGCCAACGGCACCGCCAAGGCCGTCGTCGACCAGGGGGGCGATACCTGGTTCATGCTCACCGCCGACTACGCCTTCGGCCATGCCCTGGAGGCCGACGTCACCAAGGTGGTGGAGGAGAACGGCGGCGAGATCGTCGGCGGCGTGCGCCACCCCTTCCCGACCAGCGACTTCTCCTCCTACATCCTGCAGGCCCAGGGCTCCGGGGCGAAGATCGTCGGCCTGGCCAACGCCGGCTCCGATACCGTCAACGCCATCAAGACCGCCAGCCAGTTCGGGCTGGTGCAGTCCGGCCAGCAGCTCGCCGGCCTGCTGATCTTCCTCAATGACGTCCACGCCATGGGACTCGAGTCCACCCAGGGGCTGCTGCTCACCACCGGCTGGTACTGGGACATGGACGAGCAGTCCCGCGAGTGGGCCGAGCGCTACTTCGAGCGCGTGGGCAGTATGCCGACCATGGTCCAGGCCGGTGTCTACTCCAGCACCATGCACTACCTGAACGCCGTGGACGAAGCGGACACCGACGAGTCCCAGGCGGTCCGCGCCCAGATGGCCGCGACCCCCGTCGAGGACTTCTTCTCCCGCAACGGCTACATCCGCGAGGACGGTCGCATGGTCCACGACATGTACCTCGCCGAGGTGAAGTCCCCGGACGAGTCCACCGGCGAGTGGGACCTCTA from Halomonas aestuarii encodes:
- a CDS encoding ABC transporter substrate-binding protein; amino-acid sequence: MTFNRKTLASSIALAAATLVASSAQAQMSDDELRIGYLADMSGTYRDLAGPGGLEALKMAVEDFGGEVNGVPIEVFSADDRNSADVGANTVRGWIDQESVDLVAGMVASSVSIAVSKLLEEAGGLAIISGSAASSITNEHCTPNHIHWVYDTYPLANGTAKAVVDQGGDTWFMLTADYAFGHALEADVTKVVEENGGEIVGGVRHPFPTSDFSSYILQAQGSGAKIVGLANAGSDTVNAIKTASQFGLVQSGQQLAGLLIFLNDVHAMGLESTQGLLLTTGWYWDMDEQSREWAERYFERVGSMPTMVQAGVYSSTMHYLNAVDEADTDESQAVRAQMAATPVEDFFSRNGYIREDGRMVHDMYLAEVKSPDESTGEWDLYTIKSTIPADEAYRPLSESQCKLVQN
- a CDS encoding L-serine ammonia-lyase, producing the protein MAISVFDLFKIGIGPSSSHTVGPMQAAHDFVQALKRRELLERVARVEVHLHGSLSATGKGHGTDRAIIMGLMGERPEQIDPAIVSPCIEELLESRALLLDGRLAIPFLWTRDLQWHDESLDYHPNAMTLVAHGHAEELYRNTYYSVGGGFVIDADQAARGELDCDTTALPYDFNSGAELMALCRLHGLRISELMMENEKAWRSEAEVRAGLWRIWEAMQACVDQGLAAEGILPGGLEVRRRAATLHRRLKATDGNQGLIASTFSAMDWVNVFALAVNEENAAGGRMVTAPTNGAAGIIPAVLHYYMKFQSDACEHNVVDFLLTAGAVGILCKKNASISGAEVGCQGEVGSACAMAAAGLTEVMGGTVGQVENAAEIGLEHNLGLTCDPVGGLVQVPCIERNAIASVKAINAAQMALGGDGEHFISLDKAIRTMRDTGADMQDKYKETSRGGLAVNAIEC
- a CDS encoding ABC transporter ATP-binding protein, translated to MSQAAETLAEFQDRDGAEMLRVSDLHAFYGESHILHGVDFDVKRGELVTLLGRNGAGRSTTLKSIMNMVGQRTGSIVINGTETLAMKPHRIPRLGVGYCPEERGIFASLDVEENLLLPPTVRSGGMGIDEIYAMFPNLYERRRSQGTRLSGGEQQMLAMARILRTGARMLLLDEITEGLAPVIVQTLGEVLVKLKERGMTIVLVEQNFRFAAPLADRHFVMEHGRIIEEISAAELPSRREHLNSLLGV
- a CDS encoding ABC transporter ATP-binding protein; amino-acid sequence: MTQEFILETRGLTKEFRGFTAVDDVNLQVREGHIHALIGPNGAGKTTVFNLLTKFLPPTRGEILYRGKPITGMKANEIARLGLVRSFQISAVFAHMTAMENVRVALQRRLGTSFHFWKSERSLEHLNDRALELLDEVGLRDYADVLTVEMPYGRKRALEVATTLALDPTLMLLDEPTQGMGAEDVDRIVELIRRVSKGRTVLMVEHNLSVVSRLCDRITVLARGSVLAEGDYEAVSRDPQVREAYMGSDAAAEEEASA